A window of the Bacillus toyonensis BCT-7112 genome harbors these coding sequences:
- a CDS encoding helix-turn-helix domain-containing protein produces the protein MLASHENKTVVREYRESKGLSIKEVSKGAKIPIGTLYDVEIGRRSLKDNKAKKIADFLEVPIEKLFRPTYYRAIPITD, from the coding sequence ATGCTAGCGTCACATGAAAACAAAACCGTTGTACGAGAATACAGGGAATCCAAAGGTTTAAGTATTAAGGAAGTTTCCAAAGGCGCTAAAATTCCAATCGGCACATTATATGATGTTGAAATTGGAAGAAGGAGTCTGAAAGACAATAAAGCTAAAAAAATAGCTGATTTCCTTGAAGTTCCGATCGAGAAACTTTTCAGACCAACATATTATCGTGCAATACCCATCACAGATTAA